A part of Sus scrofa isolate TJ Tabasco breed Duroc chromosome 15, Sscrofa11.1, whole genome shotgun sequence genomic DNA contains:
- the NFE2L2 gene encoding nuclear factor erythroid 2-related factor 2 isoform X4, protein MDLIDILWRQDIDLGVSREVFDFSQRRKEHELEKQRKLEKERQEQLQKEQEKAFFAQLQLDEETGEFLPIQPAQHIPSETSGSADYSQVAHIPKPDALYFVDCMQLLAETFPFVDDNEVSSATFQSLVPDIPSHVESPVFIAPNQAQSPETLVSQLATTEVDDMQQDIEQVWEELLSIPELQCLNIQNDNLAETSTVPSPETKPTEIDNYHFYSPNPSLEKEVGNCSPHFLSAFEDSFSSILSTEDSSQMTVNSLNSYATGNTDFGDEFYSAFIAEPSTSNSMPSSATLSQSLSELLYGPIDLSDLSLCKAFNQDHRESTTAEFNDSDSGISLNPSPSMASPEHSVESSIYGDTLLGFSDSEMEELDSAPGSVKQNSPKTQPVQPSGDTVQPLSPPQGNSAPVCDAQSENTPKKEVPISPGHRKTPFTKDKHSSRLEAHLTRDELRAKALHIPFPVEKIINLPVDDFNEMMSKEQFNEAQLALIRDIRRRGKNKVAAQNCRKRKLENIVELEQDLDHLKDEKEKLLKEKGENDKSLHLLKKQLSTLYLEVFSMLRDEDGKPYSPSEYSLQQTRDGNVFLVPKSKKPDVKKN, encoded by the exons ATGGATTTGATTGACATACTTTGGAGGCAAGATATAGACCTTGGAGTAAGTCGAGAAGTATTTGACTTCAGTCAACGACGGAAGGAGCATGAGctggaaaaacagagaaaacttgAGAAGGAAAGACAAGAACAACTCCAAAAGGAGCAAGAGAAAGCCTTTTTCGCTCAGTTACAACTAGATGAAGAGACAGGCGAATTCCTCCCAATTCAGCCAGCACAACACATCCCGTCAGAAACCAGTGGATCTGCCGACTATTCCCAG GTAGCCCACATTCCCAAACCAGATGCTTTGTATTTTGTTGACTGCATGCAGCTTTTGGCAGAGACATTCCCATTTGTAGATGACAATGAG GTTTCTTCGGCTACATTTCAATCACTTGTTCCTGATATTCCCAGTCACGTCGAAAGCCCAGTCTTCATTGCTCCTAACCAGGCTCAGTCCCCTGAAACTCTTGTCAGTCAGTTAGCCACTACTGAGGTAGACGACATGCAACAGGATATTGAGCAAGTTTGGGAGGAGCTATTATCCATTCCAGAATTACAG TGTCTTAATATTCAAAATGACAACCTTGCTGAGACTAGCACGGTTCCAAGTCCAGAAACCAAACCGACAGAAATTGACAACTATCATTTCTATTCACCAAATCCCTCACTGGAAAAAGAAGTAGGTAACTGCAGTCCACATTTTCTCAGCGCTTTCGAGGATTCCTTCAGCAGCATCCTCTCCACAGAAGACTCAAGCCAGATGACAGTGAACTCATTAAATTCATACGCAACAGGAAACACAGATTTTGGTGATGAATTTTATTCTGCTTTCATAGCAGAGCCCAGTACCAGCAACAGCATGCCCTCCTCTGCTACTTTAAGCCAGTCACTGTCTGAACTTCTGTATGGGCCCATTGATCTCTCTGATCTATCTCTTTGTAAAGCCTTCAACCAAGACCACCGTGAAAGCACAACAGCAGAATTCAATGATTCTGACTCTGGCATTTCACTAAACCCAAGTCCCAGCATGGCATCACCAGAACACTCAGTGGAATCTTCTATCTATGGAGACACACTGCTTGGCTTCAGTGATTCTGAAATGGAAGAGTTAGATAGTGCCCCTGGAAGCGTTAAACAAAATAGTCCTAAAACACAGCCTGTACAACCTTCTGGGGATACAGTCCAACCCCTGTCACCACCTCAGGGTAATAGTGCTCCAGTGTGTGATGCCCAGTCTGAAAACACACCAAAGAAAGAAGTGCCTATAAGTCCCGGTCATCGAAAAACCCCATTCACAAAAGACAAACATTCAAGCCGCTTGGAGGCTCATCTCACAAGAGATGAGCTAAGGGCAAAAGCTCTGCATATCCCATTCCCTGTAGAAAAAATTATTAACCTCCCAGTTGATGACTTCAATGAAATGATGTCCAAGGAGCAATTCAATGAGGCTCAGCTTGCATTAATTCGAGATATACGTAGGAGGGGTAAGAATAAAGTGGCTGCTCAAaattgcagaaaaagaaaactggaaaacataGTGGAACTGGAGCAAGATTTAGatcatttaaaagatgaaaaagaaaaattgctcaaagaaaaaggagaaaacgaCAAAAGTCTCCATCTACTGAAAAAACAACTCAGCACCTTGTACCTTGAAGTCTTCAGTATGTTACGTGATGAAGATGGAAAGCCTTACTCTCCAAGTGAGTACTCCCTGCAGCAAACAAGAGATGGCAATGTATTCCTTGTTCCCAAAAGTAAGAAGCCAGATGTGAAGAAAAACTAG
- the NFE2L2 gene encoding nuclear factor erythroid 2-related factor 2 isoform X6 → MDLIDILWRQDIDLGVSREVFDFSQRRKEHELEKQRKLEKERQEQLQKEQEKAFFAQLQLDEETGEFLPIQPAQHIPSETSGSADYSQVSSATFQSLVPDIPSHVESPVFIAPNQAQSPETLVSQLATTEVDDMQQDIEQVWEELLSIPELQCLNIQNDNLAETSTVPSPETKPTEIDNYHFYSPNPSLEKEVGNCSPHFLSAFEDSFSSILSTEDSSQMTVNSLNSYATGNTDFGDEFYSAFIAEPSTSNSMPSSATLSQSLSELLYGPIDLSDLSLCKAFNQDHRESTTAEFNDSDSGISLNPSPSMASPEHSVESSIYGDTLLGFSDSEMEELDSAPGSVKQNSPKTQPVQPSGDTVQPLSPPQGNSAPVCDAQSENTPKKEVPISPGHRKTPFTKDKHSSRLEAHLTRDELRAKALHIPFPVEKIINLPVDDFNEMMSKEQFNEAQLALIRDIRRRGKNKVAAQNCRKRKLENIVELEQDLDHLKDEKEKLLKEKGENDKSLHLLKKQLSTLYLEVFSMLRDEDGKPYSPSEYSLQQTRDGNVFLVPKSKKPDVKKN, encoded by the exons ATGGATTTGATTGACATACTTTGGAGGCAAGATATAGACCTTGGAGTAAGTCGAGAAGTATTTGACTTCAGTCAACGACGGAAGGAGCATGAGctggaaaaacagagaaaacttgAGAAGGAAAGACAAGAACAACTCCAAAAGGAGCAAGAGAAAGCCTTTTTCGCTCAGTTACAACTAGATGAAGAGACAGGCGAATTCCTCCCAATTCAGCCAGCACAACACATCCCGTCAGAAACCAGTGGATCTGCCGACTATTCCCAG GTTTCTTCGGCTACATTTCAATCACTTGTTCCTGATATTCCCAGTCACGTCGAAAGCCCAGTCTTCATTGCTCCTAACCAGGCTCAGTCCCCTGAAACTCTTGTCAGTCAGTTAGCCACTACTGAGGTAGACGACATGCAACAGGATATTGAGCAAGTTTGGGAGGAGCTATTATCCATTCCAGAATTACAG TGTCTTAATATTCAAAATGACAACCTTGCTGAGACTAGCACGGTTCCAAGTCCAGAAACCAAACCGACAGAAATTGACAACTATCATTTCTATTCACCAAATCCCTCACTGGAAAAAGAAGTAGGTAACTGCAGTCCACATTTTCTCAGCGCTTTCGAGGATTCCTTCAGCAGCATCCTCTCCACAGAAGACTCAAGCCAGATGACAGTGAACTCATTAAATTCATACGCAACAGGAAACACAGATTTTGGTGATGAATTTTATTCTGCTTTCATAGCAGAGCCCAGTACCAGCAACAGCATGCCCTCCTCTGCTACTTTAAGCCAGTCACTGTCTGAACTTCTGTATGGGCCCATTGATCTCTCTGATCTATCTCTTTGTAAAGCCTTCAACCAAGACCACCGTGAAAGCACAACAGCAGAATTCAATGATTCTGACTCTGGCATTTCACTAAACCCAAGTCCCAGCATGGCATCACCAGAACACTCAGTGGAATCTTCTATCTATGGAGACACACTGCTTGGCTTCAGTGATTCTGAAATGGAAGAGTTAGATAGTGCCCCTGGAAGCGTTAAACAAAATAGTCCTAAAACACAGCCTGTACAACCTTCTGGGGATACAGTCCAACCCCTGTCACCACCTCAGGGTAATAGTGCTCCAGTGTGTGATGCCCAGTCTGAAAACACACCAAAGAAAGAAGTGCCTATAAGTCCCGGTCATCGAAAAACCCCATTCACAAAAGACAAACATTCAAGCCGCTTGGAGGCTCATCTCACAAGAGATGAGCTAAGGGCAAAAGCTCTGCATATCCCATTCCCTGTAGAAAAAATTATTAACCTCCCAGTTGATGACTTCAATGAAATGATGTCCAAGGAGCAATTCAATGAGGCTCAGCTTGCATTAATTCGAGATATACGTAGGAGGGGTAAGAATAAAGTGGCTGCTCAAaattgcagaaaaagaaaactggaaaacataGTGGAACTGGAGCAAGATTTAGatcatttaaaagatgaaaaagaaaaattgctcaaagaaaaaggagaaaacgaCAAAAGTCTCCATCTACTGAAAAAACAACTCAGCACCTTGTACCTTGAAGTCTTCAGTATGTTACGTGATGAAGATGGAAAGCCTTACTCTCCAAGTGAGTACTCCCTGCAGCAAACAAGAGATGGCAATGTATTCCTTGTTCCCAAAAGTAAGAAGCCAGATGTGAAGAAAAACTAG
- the NFE2L2 gene encoding nuclear factor erythroid 2-related factor 2 isoform X1 — protein sequence MTPLGRLRVLLCEVIRPSSGLLVDSWARTPSPQGGGGRRSRSAAPSCCPDVKRLNLARPPPRAKDMDLIDILWRQDIDLGVSREVFDFSQRRKEHELEKQRKLEKERQEQLQKEQEKAFFAQLQLDEETGEFLPIQPAQHIPSETSGSADYSQVAHIPKPDALYFVDCMQLLAETFPFVDDNEVSSATFQSLVPDIPSHVESPVFIAPNQAQSPETLVSQLATTEVDDMQQDIEQVWEELLSIPELQCLNIQNDNLAETSTVPSPETKPTEIDNYHFYSPNPSLEKEVGNCSPHFLSAFEDSFSSILSTEDSSQMTVNSLNSYATGNTDFGDEFYSAFIAEPSTSNSMPSSATLSQSLSELLYGPIDLSDLSLCKAFNQDHRESTTAEFNDSDSGISLNPSPSMASPEHSVESSIYGDTLLGFSDSEMEELDSAPGSVKQNSPKTQPVQPSGDTVQPLSPPQGNSAPVCDAQSENTPKKEVPISPGHRKTPFTKDKHSSRLEAHLTRDELRAKALHIPFPVEKIINLPVDDFNEMMSKEQFNEAQLALIRDIRRRGKNKVAAQNCRKRKLENIVELEQDLDHLKDEKEKLLKEKGENDKSLHLLKKQLSTLYLEVFSMLRDEDGKPYSPSEYSLQQTRDGNVFLVPKSKKPDVKKN from the exons GACATGGATTTGATTGACATACTTTGGAGGCAAGATATAGACCTTGGAGTAAGTCGAGAAGTATTTGACTTCAGTCAACGACGGAAGGAGCATGAGctggaaaaacagagaaaacttgAGAAGGAAAGACAAGAACAACTCCAAAAGGAGCAAGAGAAAGCCTTTTTCGCTCAGTTACAACTAGATGAAGAGACAGGCGAATTCCTCCCAATTCAGCCAGCACAACACATCCCGTCAGAAACCAGTGGATCTGCCGACTATTCCCAG GTAGCCCACATTCCCAAACCAGATGCTTTGTATTTTGTTGACTGCATGCAGCTTTTGGCAGAGACATTCCCATTTGTAGATGACAATGAG GTTTCTTCGGCTACATTTCAATCACTTGTTCCTGATATTCCCAGTCACGTCGAAAGCCCAGTCTTCATTGCTCCTAACCAGGCTCAGTCCCCTGAAACTCTTGTCAGTCAGTTAGCCACTACTGAGGTAGACGACATGCAACAGGATATTGAGCAAGTTTGGGAGGAGCTATTATCCATTCCAGAATTACAG TGTCTTAATATTCAAAATGACAACCTTGCTGAGACTAGCACGGTTCCAAGTCCAGAAACCAAACCGACAGAAATTGACAACTATCATTTCTATTCACCAAATCCCTCACTGGAAAAAGAAGTAGGTAACTGCAGTCCACATTTTCTCAGCGCTTTCGAGGATTCCTTCAGCAGCATCCTCTCCACAGAAGACTCAAGCCAGATGACAGTGAACTCATTAAATTCATACGCAACAGGAAACACAGATTTTGGTGATGAATTTTATTCTGCTTTCATAGCAGAGCCCAGTACCAGCAACAGCATGCCCTCCTCTGCTACTTTAAGCCAGTCACTGTCTGAACTTCTGTATGGGCCCATTGATCTCTCTGATCTATCTCTTTGTAAAGCCTTCAACCAAGACCACCGTGAAAGCACAACAGCAGAATTCAATGATTCTGACTCTGGCATTTCACTAAACCCAAGTCCCAGCATGGCATCACCAGAACACTCAGTGGAATCTTCTATCTATGGAGACACACTGCTTGGCTTCAGTGATTCTGAAATGGAAGAGTTAGATAGTGCCCCTGGAAGCGTTAAACAAAATAGTCCTAAAACACAGCCTGTACAACCTTCTGGGGATACAGTCCAACCCCTGTCACCACCTCAGGGTAATAGTGCTCCAGTGTGTGATGCCCAGTCTGAAAACACACCAAAGAAAGAAGTGCCTATAAGTCCCGGTCATCGAAAAACCCCATTCACAAAAGACAAACATTCAAGCCGCTTGGAGGCTCATCTCACAAGAGATGAGCTAAGGGCAAAAGCTCTGCATATCCCATTCCCTGTAGAAAAAATTATTAACCTCCCAGTTGATGACTTCAATGAAATGATGTCCAAGGAGCAATTCAATGAGGCTCAGCTTGCATTAATTCGAGATATACGTAGGAGGGGTAAGAATAAAGTGGCTGCTCAAaattgcagaaaaagaaaactggaaaacataGTGGAACTGGAGCAAGATTTAGatcatttaaaagatgaaaaagaaaaattgctcaaagaaaaaggagaaaacgaCAAAAGTCTCCATCTACTGAAAAAACAACTCAGCACCTTGTACCTTGAAGTCTTCAGTATGTTACGTGATGAAGATGGAAAGCCTTACTCTCCAAGTGAGTACTCCCTGCAGCAAACAAGAGATGGCAATGTATTCCTTGTTCCCAAAAGTAAGAAGCCAGATGTGAAGAAAAACTAG
- the NFE2L2 gene encoding nuclear factor erythroid 2-related factor 2 isoform X3: MMDSELPPPGLPSQQDMDLIDILWRQDIDLGVSREVFDFSQRRKEHELEKQRKLEKERQEQLQKEQEKAFFAQLQLDEETGEFLPIQPAQHIPSETSGSADYSQVAHIPKPDALYFVDCMQLLAETFPFVDDNEVSSATFQSLVPDIPSHVESPVFIAPNQAQSPETLVSQLATTEVDDMQQDIEQVWEELLSIPELQCLNIQNDNLAETSTVPSPETKPTEIDNYHFYSPNPSLEKEVGNCSPHFLSAFEDSFSSILSTEDSSQMTVNSLNSYATGNTDFGDEFYSAFIAEPSTSNSMPSSATLSQSLSELLYGPIDLSDLSLCKAFNQDHRESTTAEFNDSDSGISLNPSPSMASPEHSVESSIYGDTLLGFSDSEMEELDSAPGSVKQNSPKTQPVQPSGDTVQPLSPPQGNSAPVCDAQSENTPKKEVPISPGHRKTPFTKDKHSSRLEAHLTRDELRAKALHIPFPVEKIINLPVDDFNEMMSKEQFNEAQLALIRDIRRRGKNKVAAQNCRKRKLENIVELEQDLDHLKDEKEKLLKEKGENDKSLHLLKKQLSTLYLEVFSMLRDEDGKPYSPSEYSLQQTRDGNVFLVPKSKKPDVKKN; this comes from the exons GACATGGATTTGATTGACATACTTTGGAGGCAAGATATAGACCTTGGAGTAAGTCGAGAAGTATTTGACTTCAGTCAACGACGGAAGGAGCATGAGctggaaaaacagagaaaacttgAGAAGGAAAGACAAGAACAACTCCAAAAGGAGCAAGAGAAAGCCTTTTTCGCTCAGTTACAACTAGATGAAGAGACAGGCGAATTCCTCCCAATTCAGCCAGCACAACACATCCCGTCAGAAACCAGTGGATCTGCCGACTATTCCCAG GTAGCCCACATTCCCAAACCAGATGCTTTGTATTTTGTTGACTGCATGCAGCTTTTGGCAGAGACATTCCCATTTGTAGATGACAATGAG GTTTCTTCGGCTACATTTCAATCACTTGTTCCTGATATTCCCAGTCACGTCGAAAGCCCAGTCTTCATTGCTCCTAACCAGGCTCAGTCCCCTGAAACTCTTGTCAGTCAGTTAGCCACTACTGAGGTAGACGACATGCAACAGGATATTGAGCAAGTTTGGGAGGAGCTATTATCCATTCCAGAATTACAG TGTCTTAATATTCAAAATGACAACCTTGCTGAGACTAGCACGGTTCCAAGTCCAGAAACCAAACCGACAGAAATTGACAACTATCATTTCTATTCACCAAATCCCTCACTGGAAAAAGAAGTAGGTAACTGCAGTCCACATTTTCTCAGCGCTTTCGAGGATTCCTTCAGCAGCATCCTCTCCACAGAAGACTCAAGCCAGATGACAGTGAACTCATTAAATTCATACGCAACAGGAAACACAGATTTTGGTGATGAATTTTATTCTGCTTTCATAGCAGAGCCCAGTACCAGCAACAGCATGCCCTCCTCTGCTACTTTAAGCCAGTCACTGTCTGAACTTCTGTATGGGCCCATTGATCTCTCTGATCTATCTCTTTGTAAAGCCTTCAACCAAGACCACCGTGAAAGCACAACAGCAGAATTCAATGATTCTGACTCTGGCATTTCACTAAACCCAAGTCCCAGCATGGCATCACCAGAACACTCAGTGGAATCTTCTATCTATGGAGACACACTGCTTGGCTTCAGTGATTCTGAAATGGAAGAGTTAGATAGTGCCCCTGGAAGCGTTAAACAAAATAGTCCTAAAACACAGCCTGTACAACCTTCTGGGGATACAGTCCAACCCCTGTCACCACCTCAGGGTAATAGTGCTCCAGTGTGTGATGCCCAGTCTGAAAACACACCAAAGAAAGAAGTGCCTATAAGTCCCGGTCATCGAAAAACCCCATTCACAAAAGACAAACATTCAAGCCGCTTGGAGGCTCATCTCACAAGAGATGAGCTAAGGGCAAAAGCTCTGCATATCCCATTCCCTGTAGAAAAAATTATTAACCTCCCAGTTGATGACTTCAATGAAATGATGTCCAAGGAGCAATTCAATGAGGCTCAGCTTGCATTAATTCGAGATATACGTAGGAGGGGTAAGAATAAAGTGGCTGCTCAAaattgcagaaaaagaaaactggaaaacataGTGGAACTGGAGCAAGATTTAGatcatttaaaagatgaaaaagaaaaattgctcaaagaaaaaggagaaaacgaCAAAAGTCTCCATCTACTGAAAAAACAACTCAGCACCTTGTACCTTGAAGTCTTCAGTATGTTACGTGATGAAGATGGAAAGCCTTACTCTCCAAGTGAGTACTCCCTGCAGCAAACAAGAGATGGCAATGTATTCCTTGTTCCCAAAAGTAAGAAGCCAGATGTGAAGAAAAACTAG
- the NFE2L2 gene encoding nuclear factor erythroid 2-related factor 2 isoform X5 → MMDSELPPPGLPSQQDMDLIDILWRQDIDLGVSREVFDFSQRRKEHELEKQRKLEKERQEQLQKEQEKAFFAQLQLDEETGEFLPIQPAQHIPSETSGSADYSQVSSATFQSLVPDIPSHVESPVFIAPNQAQSPETLVSQLATTEVDDMQQDIEQVWEELLSIPELQCLNIQNDNLAETSTVPSPETKPTEIDNYHFYSPNPSLEKEVGNCSPHFLSAFEDSFSSILSTEDSSQMTVNSLNSYATGNTDFGDEFYSAFIAEPSTSNSMPSSATLSQSLSELLYGPIDLSDLSLCKAFNQDHRESTTAEFNDSDSGISLNPSPSMASPEHSVESSIYGDTLLGFSDSEMEELDSAPGSVKQNSPKTQPVQPSGDTVQPLSPPQGNSAPVCDAQSENTPKKEVPISPGHRKTPFTKDKHSSRLEAHLTRDELRAKALHIPFPVEKIINLPVDDFNEMMSKEQFNEAQLALIRDIRRRGKNKVAAQNCRKRKLENIVELEQDLDHLKDEKEKLLKEKGENDKSLHLLKKQLSTLYLEVFSMLRDEDGKPYSPSEYSLQQTRDGNVFLVPKSKKPDVKKN, encoded by the exons GACATGGATTTGATTGACATACTTTGGAGGCAAGATATAGACCTTGGAGTAAGTCGAGAAGTATTTGACTTCAGTCAACGACGGAAGGAGCATGAGctggaaaaacagagaaaacttgAGAAGGAAAGACAAGAACAACTCCAAAAGGAGCAAGAGAAAGCCTTTTTCGCTCAGTTACAACTAGATGAAGAGACAGGCGAATTCCTCCCAATTCAGCCAGCACAACACATCCCGTCAGAAACCAGTGGATCTGCCGACTATTCCCAG GTTTCTTCGGCTACATTTCAATCACTTGTTCCTGATATTCCCAGTCACGTCGAAAGCCCAGTCTTCATTGCTCCTAACCAGGCTCAGTCCCCTGAAACTCTTGTCAGTCAGTTAGCCACTACTGAGGTAGACGACATGCAACAGGATATTGAGCAAGTTTGGGAGGAGCTATTATCCATTCCAGAATTACAG TGTCTTAATATTCAAAATGACAACCTTGCTGAGACTAGCACGGTTCCAAGTCCAGAAACCAAACCGACAGAAATTGACAACTATCATTTCTATTCACCAAATCCCTCACTGGAAAAAGAAGTAGGTAACTGCAGTCCACATTTTCTCAGCGCTTTCGAGGATTCCTTCAGCAGCATCCTCTCCACAGAAGACTCAAGCCAGATGACAGTGAACTCATTAAATTCATACGCAACAGGAAACACAGATTTTGGTGATGAATTTTATTCTGCTTTCATAGCAGAGCCCAGTACCAGCAACAGCATGCCCTCCTCTGCTACTTTAAGCCAGTCACTGTCTGAACTTCTGTATGGGCCCATTGATCTCTCTGATCTATCTCTTTGTAAAGCCTTCAACCAAGACCACCGTGAAAGCACAACAGCAGAATTCAATGATTCTGACTCTGGCATTTCACTAAACCCAAGTCCCAGCATGGCATCACCAGAACACTCAGTGGAATCTTCTATCTATGGAGACACACTGCTTGGCTTCAGTGATTCTGAAATGGAAGAGTTAGATAGTGCCCCTGGAAGCGTTAAACAAAATAGTCCTAAAACACAGCCTGTACAACCTTCTGGGGATACAGTCCAACCCCTGTCACCACCTCAGGGTAATAGTGCTCCAGTGTGTGATGCCCAGTCTGAAAACACACCAAAGAAAGAAGTGCCTATAAGTCCCGGTCATCGAAAAACCCCATTCACAAAAGACAAACATTCAAGCCGCTTGGAGGCTCATCTCACAAGAGATGAGCTAAGGGCAAAAGCTCTGCATATCCCATTCCCTGTAGAAAAAATTATTAACCTCCCAGTTGATGACTTCAATGAAATGATGTCCAAGGAGCAATTCAATGAGGCTCAGCTTGCATTAATTCGAGATATACGTAGGAGGGGTAAGAATAAAGTGGCTGCTCAAaattgcagaaaaagaaaactggaaaacataGTGGAACTGGAGCAAGATTTAGatcatttaaaagatgaaaaagaaaaattgctcaaagaaaaaggagaaaacgaCAAAAGTCTCCATCTACTGAAAAAACAACTCAGCACCTTGTACCTTGAAGTCTTCAGTATGTTACGTGATGAAGATGGAAAGCCTTACTCTCCAAGTGAGTACTCCCTGCAGCAAACAAGAGATGGCAATGTATTCCTTGTTCCCAAAAGTAAGAAGCCAGATGTGAAGAAAAACTAG